One region of Chitinophaga varians genomic DNA includes:
- a CDS encoding YggS family pyridoxal phosphate-dependent enzyme — translation MTDEIINNLQKINSRIQQACINSQRGTGSVKLLLATKTVPAERIKTALLAGHTLMAENKVQELKEKYEALKTIPHENHFIGHLQTNKIKDILKYEVTCVQSMGRLELAEKLHQRLLSENKQLDVLIQVNTSGEESKFGISPEGALQLVEQVSRLSTLHIKGLMTIGLLSAETDKVRQCFRLLKSLQQQIIAAAIPRVAMEELSMGMSGDLETAIEEGATIVRVGTAVFGQRPTPDGYYWNESIAVR, via the coding sequence ATGACGGACGAAATAATAAACAATCTCCAAAAAATAAACAGCAGGATACAACAGGCCTGTATCAACAGTCAGCGGGGCACCGGCAGCGTTAAACTGCTGCTGGCCACCAAAACCGTTCCCGCAGAACGGATCAAAACCGCCCTGCTCGCCGGGCATACGCTGATGGCAGAAAACAAGGTACAGGAGCTGAAAGAAAAATACGAGGCCTTAAAAACCATCCCCCATGAAAATCATTTCATCGGACATCTGCAAACCAACAAAATCAAAGATATCCTGAAATATGAAGTGACCTGTGTACAATCGATGGGCCGCCTGGAGCTGGCCGAAAAACTGCATCAGCGGCTGCTCTCAGAAAATAAACAGCTGGACGTGCTGATACAGGTAAACACTTCCGGCGAAGAAAGCAAATTCGGCATTTCTCCCGAAGGCGCGCTGCAACTGGTGGAACAGGTATCCCGCCTGAGTACCCTGCATATAAAAGGACTGATGACCATCGGGCTGTTAAGCGCGGAAACGGACAAAGTAAGGCAGTGTTTCCGCCTGCTGAAATCATTGCAGCAGCAGATCATTGCCGCCGCCATTCCCCGCGTAGCCATGGAGGAGCTTTCCATGGGCATGAGCGGCGATCTGGAAACGGCTATTGAAGAAGGCGCTACCATTGTTCGTGTAGGCACGGCCGTATTCGGCCAAAGACCCACCCCTGACGGTTACTACTGGAATGAGTCGATAGCGGTAAGATGA
- a CDS encoding AAA family ATPase produces MNIYDLIITDKETTRLEDVFLHEEKRKAIGQLIKEHYYVEELQQFGLPVNNKILLHGASGCGKTTTAKAIAHALGKPLFILNLSNIICARIGETSQNIKAVFDKAAREKAVLFLDEFDQIGKARGNDDRDVGEMRRLVNTLIQLIDYFPEKALLLCATNHVDIIDKALIRRFQLNIPFEMPSPAELNTYYDTLLSRFPEHMRHIQRKTGISFAEARDNVFTQVKAALIAHLEATAPKVDV; encoded by the coding sequence ATGAATATTTACGATCTGATTATTACGGACAAAGAAACCACCCGGCTGGAAGATGTGTTCCTGCATGAAGAAAAACGGAAAGCCATCGGACAGCTGATCAAAGAACATTATTACGTGGAAGAACTACAGCAGTTCGGTCTGCCGGTCAATAATAAAATACTGCTGCACGGCGCTTCCGGCTGCGGTAAAACCACCACGGCCAAAGCTATCGCGCATGCCCTGGGAAAACCGCTGTTCATCCTCAATCTCAGCAATATCATCTGTGCCCGCATCGGTGAAACCTCGCAAAATATTAAAGCAGTGTTTGACAAGGCCGCACGCGAAAAAGCGGTATTGTTTTTAGATGAGTTTGACCAGATCGGCAAAGCCCGCGGGAACGACGACCGCGACGTAGGGGAAATGAGACGCCTCGTCAATACGCTCATTCAGCTGATCGACTACTTCCCGGAAAAAGCGCTGCTGCTCTGCGCTACCAACCATGTGGATATAATTGACAAAGCGCTGATCAGAAGGTTTCAGCTCAACATTCCGTTTGAGATGCCTTCCCCGGCAGAATTAAACACCTATTATGACACGCTGTTGTCCCGCTTTCCGGAGCACATGCGGCATATACAACGGAAAACAGGCATCTCCTTCGCGGAAGCCAGAGATAATGTTTTCACACAGGTAAAAGCCGCACTGATCGCACACCTGGAGGCAACAGCTCCAAAAGTGGACGTATGA